TGTATAAATGGCACCACCAACAAACCTCCGATTAAGAAAAGAATGTTTATGTTGCACTATATCGAAACCTGGACATGAAGATGTCATACTTGCAAGCTCTTAATTTCCTGTTCAAGAACGCATTAAATGCTGGAATGGTATTGTTTTTCCAACAAGTTAGCACAAAATCATTTAgagtaaatacatttgaaataatgaaacctGTGTTGACCAAGCAGAGCATTTCCATCTTCACTAACCTCTCAGATGAGAATGCCTTTTCTCTTTGACAGTAACTTTAACTTAATTCACCTTGGCTCTTAACCCCACCCAGCCTCACCCCAAacacaaatatttgaattttcagatTATGGCACAGAATGTGGTGTCGAAAGTGATATCTCAGAACCTAATTCAGATATTCTGCTTGATGTTAAGATTATTGGTGTTTTTGGGCATCGAAGTTGGACTAAATTGTTCCTGTAGACATGGAAGCACTTctaattaaattataaaatagctctgtttaataaaaataaaacttgtcaTTAGGTTCCTTGTACTGTGAGTCACAGTGTTATTTCACCACCACTATAGATACAAAATTCTTTTGTAGGAGTACTTTTTTTAATTGGATATTATCTGGATTAGAGGACTAAAGATATTCCAATCTTATGGCATCCAACAGCATTATAACCACCATACAAATGCTgcaatctttattattattattattattattattattatcttaaaaGGTGTGGAACAAAAAGAAAAGCAATGACCGAAGATACAAAAGAACAATGTATGCCTTATGTTTTATTGACAgtatatgaaaataaattaatttggcCACAATTTGGTGGTTGTATTCTTCACTGTAGAATTTTTTTAAGGGCATTTTTCATATCTGTACTTCTCAAGCTGTAAATCATTGGGTTAATAAAAGGAGTCACTACTGTGTATAAAAGTGAAAGAAGTTTTCCAATGGTCTGTGACTGGTTTCTTGTGGGAACCAAATAAGTAACAATGAGAGTcgcataaaatatggagaccacagccaagtgggagctgcaggtggagaaggctttttgtctcccaatATTGGACGTTATCTTTAGGATTTCATGggcaatacagatataggatccagtGATGAGCAAGCAGGGGGAAAGAATTCCAAGGACAGATGCTATCATTATCAATATCTGTGCTAATGAGGTGTCTGAGCAGGAAAGTTCCAGAAGAGGAAAataatcacagaagaaatggttgaTGGTATTTTGGTTGCAGAACTCTTGTGTAGCTGCAGTAATCACAGTAACTGATGTAAAGCTAAGGGCAAGTAGCCATGACATGAGAATTAATTTAACACAAAATCTGTGGTTCATGATTGAAGAATAACACAGAGGATTGcagatggccagatatctgtcataggacatcacaGTTAGAAGGAGACACTGTAAAGCTTCAGAGACACCAAAGAAATAAAGTTGTACAATACAGCCAATAAGGGATATTTTAGCTCcatcatttattacagttttgagcAGGATGGGAACAATAAGCATGGACTCCAGGAGATCAGATAAGGAGAGTTGTTGGAGAAAGAAGAACATGGGAGAATGAAGATTTCGGCTAATTGTTACCAATACTATGACAAGAGCATTCTCACAGATGGTCAATATGTGAATCAAAAGAATCAATGAAAAAATTAGGATCTTGAAATTGTTGAGACGCTGAAATCCCAAAAGGAAAATCTCAATAACAATTGTGTGATTGTTCATTTCCATTGCCTAGGAAAGGAAATCCAGTTTCTTTGAATCATATAGTGTTATTTCTGGTTATTTCATAAACCTTAGTAAAACAGAAATATTAGATATTTCTAAGTCTATCCCCAAGAGTATTTTAACAAAACGAAATATCAAACCCTCTTTGGTTTCCATTAGATATAGATATTTACTTCTATTTTATCTAGATTCTACACTTTGAATATTTCTCCTCACCCTCTTAACCTATTAGGAAGGGtggatttctttaaaatgttaatattccCAAAAATGTCATACCTCAAATCTTCCCATCTTACTCAGACATTCAGAATTAAGAAAATCTAAGCAGTTTGGTGGACTGAATGTTCCTGATTTTAGAAAGATCCATATGACTTCGATTTGTTGATATTTCATTGGATGGATATGGAGAAAATAAAACTTAACCATTTCGAGATTAAAATCAACATAcagtatagggggttatttatcaaagtctgaattttactcaatattttatgaaaaaaactctgactaaAGCCACAtgggttttttcggcttatttattaatacactttcccgaaaattttgtttgcgggtaaaaaatgtgaaaaaatcacaaaaaactccataggtctgagatgctggatttttagattctgactttttcgatcctcgggtataataaattccaaaaaatttgtgtttttttaaaatttcgattttatactaaaaaaaccctttttttttttgggggattttcggcattcgcagtttagtaaataacccccatagtatcttatttacataaaaatagaaaaaccagCATGTTGATGTCAAAAGACATGTACTTTATTTCAAGTTTAATAGGTGTAATTATCAAATCTCAACTTTTTAATCACCTTTCAGTTTAGAAGTGAAAAGAACTTTTTGAttccttcttggagaaaaaactgTATTTCACAAAATCTGAAAATTACTGATCCTAATTCCAGTAAAGCTTTAACTTGGGAATCCATGTTTAATTTCTTCTTTACGAAATCATAACAAATTAACTGTGAACATTGGAGAGATTAacaattcatattattttatttgggTTACAAAATGTCAaaaggcaactggacttttatgggggaatgtaataaaggttgaaaagagaaaaacaatttgcaccaatatgaataaaagtttgcattttgcaatgttatatttttccttaaataattattgcattgcaaattttaattgctcaCTTTTGAGAAGTGCTTGAatgtgtcataatcttttggagcatcATTTTCACTAAGAAGTttaattacattcactgcacattcgTAAAAATTtgttaaacagtttccaggtttgcaaaagctatattgaatTCATGCAAAGggaaatttgtttgcacaaaggcataacttttctcattgtgaatagtttttatgttaccgacttttattacatttcccttttagagatttcttgaaagcgcTTCAATTTCAAGCAAAACGACCAAACCTAGAAATAGAGGGACGGAGCATAGCAGTTGATGCAACAAATTCATTCCATATGTGATAGAAACAAAGAAATGTGGTAAAactctaaggggttatttactaaaaatcacacatttttcagaatttattaaaccctgaggatggaaaagttggaatcagaaaatccatcatctcagacctgttgaggttgcatataagtcaaagggagaagtcccaatgattttttcatgtgcactgagtttcgtgcaataccctgaagttttcagagttttcgggcaaaaaaacataagaaatctgagttttcgggtgaaaaatctgaaaaaattgtgaaaatcttatATTttgccgcaaagcaaattttcaggaaaatgtaataataaataagcgtaaaaaaacagagaacatttgatcgaagtttgtagcaACAACATTTTTCATCAGACTTTGATATATAACACCCCAAAAGTCCAGTTGCCTTTTTACTTGACTCTAGTAgatgtatatcatgacctggatgaatgagaatctttacagacagatttttaaaaactgaagaatttgtttatttaggggcctatttattaaaccagatttttctggtcgagtttttaaaggggaaaacatgaatttttagaggggaaaaaaaactttagatttaatatacccccaaatctgcaaaaaatccaaatccaaaaatacttcagctaaaacctgtcaaagtcatgtagaagtaaatggtaGATGTCCATGAAGATGTTTCTTGTTGTTGTGATCTCGTACGATAATCTGATTTGTCGCGGCAATAACTCAAAGAAAATTGAGTGATTCAATTgtcaaacttgaaaaattcaaaccATTCAAATTGTCACACGTTTATTGTCGAGACTTTTCCCCTACCGACTTTTTAGAGCAGATTTCTCGATAAATTAGTTGAATTAAATAATTATGAATCTCCTGTTTTAAATGATATACTATCatatttaagatttttatttatCCAGCATAGGGAACAACTATAAATTAGGACCCACAAagtagcatatttattaaaaatttacttCAGCTCAATTTATGAACAATGTAatgggcatagggcaggcaaagagTCAGGGCAGAAGGGAAATTAATTGGCAAACTCAGTgcagttttgctaaaaaaaatgtgaatgttgtgCTTATTGACACCATTTATTACAGTTACTTGTAACCCATATAGTAACATAAgcaacattaggggggttatttactaaaactcaaattaatctaggtttttataaaaacaaaatcagccATACTCcgttccacgaattgaactcattgaTCAATAAATGTTCTTGAAAAAATCTGACTGAGAAAATCAAGTATCAATATGTTTCGTATGATTGATGCTCCAAAAAGTCGACTTATCGAATTTTCTCtgtgaaaactaaatttttcaaaattatggtatgaaaaccccaactttatcAGAttacccagcgcagaccacgatgtcaagaaacatcttcagggacatctgccattgacttctacgtgacctggACAGGTTTGATATGGacgattttcagattctgatttttagcagcttttggggtatattaaatctctaaaaattcaagggaaacttcgttaacacacgcttaggtcaatttgaatagggagggtacatataggtcatgtatgtgtctttattagagatgttggtgcaaatgtttgaagtgttcacttattattacaaatgtccaaggaagcaaaataaagacaaaagatcctctaatgccctagacatgagcccaccctaaaacaaatgcggCATAACCTTCAAATGGTAAAAAGatgaacaaacaaaatatatttaacagttataaTTTTAGATATAAACATGACTTTTCTGcataaaggatatgatgtcactgacataagattgaggaggatgttgcttcatcttatcagttcgtcaGATCTAACTTGGCAAAGCAGACTCCTGAGAAAGGGGAAACGTACTGAAAAATACttacataaaaatagaaaaaccagCATGTTGATGTCAAAAGACATGTACTTTATTTCAAGTTTAATAGGTGTAATTATCAAATCTCAACTTTTTAATCACCTTTCAGTTTAGAAGTGAAAAGAACTTTTTGAttccttcttggagaaaaaactgTATTTCACAAAATCTGAAAATTACTGATCCTAATTCCGGTAAAGCTTTAACTTGGGAATCCATGTTTAATTTCTTCTTTACGAAATCATAACAAATTAACTGTGAACATTGGAGAGAAAAAttcgcactttaatgaatttgtggagtaacgaacATTTGCCTGAGTAAAAACTTCATAAGCGCTgaactctttcgctagcgaattgtcctctacgcctgttagtaaaatGTCAAAGGTCCCTGCACATTGTCTTTTTGGCATAGTTATACAAATACAGAAGATAGAGACAGATAGGAGGGGAGATCAGTTCAGGTACATGTTGGAGAGACCAGTGAAATGTCCCCTGCTCAGATGCCAATGGCAGCAGAACTGGGTGTATTAGAGCTTTCAGTGTAAATATCAGAGCAAATCTAGTGCAGACTCAGGTTAGAAGATCAGACTGAGCTCAACCAAAACATTAGCCCATGAAGCCTCCCTTGTAAGAAACCTCCCATTAAACCCAGAGTTAATAGAAGTGTGAGGAACCTGAGAACAGTGGGAAGTAGGAGCAGTGAATAGCCGGTGAGAGGAAAGAAATGAGTTGGAATTAACAGACTGGCTGGGGAAGAGGGAACAATATGCAGCAGAAATACAGAACATGTTAAGAGCTGTTTTATGTACAGAACACGATTTAAGTCGGTATAGAATTAGAATTAATTGATGTTCACATTTGcagctttatttcttttttacaaaatgttttgatTGCTGGATAGAGTAAATAAGCATcgaaatcaaaatctgactcacAGCCTGGGTGTGTTGGTTGCAGCCCCGATAAACTGATAAATAGCTAAACAGTTGTTAGAGAAAATAATAAAGTGATTTATTAAATACCTACTATAGTTTAGTGCATTTAAATAACACTTACTTGTCCTTGCTAAGGATGTAATAAATGTTGAAGGAAATTGCAAATTAGAAGCAGCAAAATgttggaattaaaagaaagaagaagcatcaGACCAACCTGCTCTACATTGTAACAGACATTCCTGTAAGTCCAGCATTAGACATTTCTTCCTATGAAACATCTCCCAGAAACAGAAGATTTGGCAACAATGTAGTGACTTGATTTGTTCCTATCAGAATGGCACCGGCTACTGACTGGGAGGTGTTAAACTTGTCTCCTTTTATTTACTAGATGCACCAACTTACACAGTCACTAAGTCTATGGAGAAATCTGCTGAGGCCTATTGAGGCTGGAATAATAAGGTCCATAGAGTAAAACCAATGTCAAAGTCAACAAAAAGGAAACTTCTTataactttattatacatttaataGTAGAATCATCAGAGTGAACTAAACATCCCATACTGATGTGAGATACTTAATCAAGTACAGGTTTTATTTTTGGACCTTAGTAATGTTTTACACTAATTTTCTACTTTACATTTTCTCACTTTccattagattttatttttttgtaagttctgtttttagaaaatattttgttagatttcaaatacatttattgcagGACCAAAGCTCTGTATGCCAAGCTGCTgacttttacatttgttttttccattttttaacagtATGAGCTgaaggggctgctgggaaatgaagCAACTCATGTACCAATTGCAACAGTTGCTATGGGACAGATGTTAGTAACGCTCGGGAGTGTTTTAAGCTTCTTAAAATGAGAAGAACAGATGTGGTAAAAGCAATACATGATATATTTAATTTCTACATTAATTAAATCAGTCAAGAGTggaccagcctgaaggtcagttagggggagatttggggtgagtgtttatttgtaccctgggtacccctggaactatagcagggtgacaccccaatgtttctatatatctgtaaccttgttatgagctaagggggcccagtctgaaggtcagttagggggagatttggggtgagtgtttatttgtgccctgggtacccctggaactatagcagggtgactgttaccccaatgtttctatatatctgtaaccttgttatgagctaagggggcccagtctgaaggtcagttagggggagatttggggtgagtgtttatttgtaccctgggtacccctggaactatagcagggtgacaccccaatgtttctatatatctgtaaccttgttatgatctaagggggcccagtctgaaggtcagttagggggagatttggggtgagtgcttatttgtaccctgggtacccctggaactatagcagggtgacaccccaatgtttctatatatctgtaaccttgttatgagctaagggggcccagtctgaaggtcagttagggagagatttggggtgagtgcttatttgtaccctgggtacccctggaactatagcagggtgacaccccaatgtttctatatatctgtaaccttgttatgagctaagggggcccagtctgaaggtcagttagggagagatttggggtgagtgcttatttgtaccctgggtacccctggaactatagcagggtgaccccccaatgtttctatatatctataacctaataaggggcccagtctgaatcCCATCTGCATTGCACAAAAACATAATACTTTTCATCTTTTGAATTAAACCATTAAGCCCAGAATCTAACAGATCaagcagagctgctgaattaaaaaccaAAATGACAATAAAACAGGGATGGCCCAGAGATTTGTTTTGCACAAAGCTGACCATCTAAGAACAACAGAAAACCAAAAAGTTTTAGTTTTAGGAGGAACTGACAAGACAGAATAGTGttccctttcaaaaaaaaaaactaattacattTCTAGGAAGATTCTCACTCATCCAGGCCATAatatacagcagggatccccagcctttagaatccgtgagcaacattcagagataaaaggagttggggagcaacactagtatgaaaaatgttcctggggtgccaaataaggactgtgattggccatttagtagcccctttgtggattgtcaacctacattgagactctgtttggcagtgcacctggtttttatacaaccaaaacttgcctccaagcctggaattcaaaaataagctcctgctttgaggccactgggagcagcatccaaggggttggggagcaacatgttactcacgagctactggttggggatcactgttatacagtatctagtagagtctAAAGCAACTagattttctgagtttttttgtactttgaaaatctGCCagttttcttgccctaatgtgccaagcctgtgtctctcaatgcatgttgggtaatgtagtttttgtttaacaatttgccaagtttaatggggttgttcacctttaaattaacatttagtatgatgtagggagtggtattctgagacaatttgcgattggtcttcatttttttttttgtggtttttcagttattcagctttttattcagcagctctccagtttgcaatttcagcaatctggagtccaaattcccctagcaaccatgcactaatttgaatatgaataggagaggccagaataaaaagatgaggaataaaaagcagcaaaaacaataaatctgtagccttatagagcatttgtttttttagatgtggtcagtgacccccatttgaaagttggaaagaatcagaaaaaaaagggcaaaagaaataaaaaatggagatcaattgaaaagtttttagaactagccattctataacataagttaacttaatggtgaactacccctttaagtttaatgtaagactacaatacccagcaggcGATGGGACTGACGGGATTTACCAGATTTTCTCCTGTCACTCTCAcatttccagtgactttcctcaatttcagacaattttggagtcaaaatgtctagagtttgatcagttttaccaatatttattgaaattgtattagGGCTTTATGgaacccctatacctcctgggccccctctgtagttacccccctggtgacgggtgaatctgtcccattttgctttatggaaaaatatgcgaaactgaaaaattaaaaaaaggcttattttcacatatattcatttattttttagaggttttttttttcactgcacagattgggctatttttgggctacttttgaagtgccccttggatagttttgggctggttttgtagccgactttggctggttttgaaaactaGACCTGGCAACCCTTATGATGTGCATATTTGTTGGCCATAAGTCTATGTGACGCAACTGCTGTGGGAGTGGAACCATGTCCACGATGGTGGTATCTCCAATGCATCAATAGAAGTGGACAATATAGGACAGGTGCAGTGGTGTTCAGTGCAACCAACCAGAACATGTTTGAACACAAGGGCCAATAATAAACATGCTAATATGCCCACAACCTTTCATTCATTTTAGTGGGTCCCACAAAACAAGGCACCATCCCAGGAAAACTTGGGAGCAATGAATCCTCTTTCTCCCTTCTTTCGTCAAAATCCAGTGGCCTGGACAAAGATAGAAGGAGggaagaaaaattgtttgcaaGTGTCCAGGGCCGGGGTatcagataagtcaatacaatcattgtGGGGTGCCCTGACATTTGGCACCTcccttggattggagctttcgttttcctttaacatgaatGGAACCAGTTCAGGGAAAGAACAAATTCTTGAACAGAAAGCAATGCACGTTTACACAGGATTTTTATAATGAATCCATTGATAATGAATATTAATTGCACCACTTCAAAAACACAACAGATTTTACAGTGTGGCAGGGTGTTAAAGTAGGGATGTTTGATGTGTTCTAACGCCACCgttaaataaatatgcccattgcTATATCTTTTTAAACTGGATATTATTTGGATCAGCGGAATATTCCAATCTCATGGTATCCAAAAGCATCGTAACCACCGTGTTgcaatctttatttatttagtttatgattataatttttattattatacaaagtGTTTTTGGACTCATGGTATTAATCAGCAgtaatctgtataataataataataataataacaatgataataataataataataataataataataatattaataataataataataataataataataataataataataataataataataataataataataataaaaataaaggagtCATAGTACAGAGGGACCTTAATCCTGGGACAAATGTTGCTGAGGATTTTAGGCCTCCTACCAAAAGTAAATTAGCTGACACAGTAATGGTGAAATATTTTTGGAGATCAgaaatgatgggcaaatctgttcctttttgctttgctgaaaaatttgtgatacagCAAAACATTTACAAAGTGCGTTTAAGCCAATAGGCGGCGACATTTTTTACACTCAGAACTTCTTTTCTCACTGGgcgtttttttaataattttacagTTTGTAATGACTTTATGTTAtatgaaaaaaattagcaaaaccttGGTTTAAATTTGGTAATTGCATTTTTCATTGTAGACTTTTTTAAGGACATTTTTCATATCTGTACTTCTCAAGCTGTAAATCATTGGGTTAATAAAAGGAGTCACTACTGTGTATAAAAGTGAAAGAAGTTTTCCAATGGTCTGTGACTGGTTTCTTGTGGGAACCACATAAGTAACAATGAGactcccataaaatatggagaccacagccaagtgggagctgcaggtggagaaggctttttgtctcccaatATTGGACTTTATCTTTAGGATTTCATGggcaatacagatataggatccaatGATGAGTATGAAAGGGAAAAGAATCACAGGGACAGATGATATCATTATCAATAGCAGTGTCAAGAAGGTGTCTGAGCAGGAAAGTTCCAGTAGAGGGAAtaaatcacagaagaaatggttgaTGGTATTTTGGTTGCAG
Above is a genomic segment from Xenopus laevis strain J_2021 chromosome 3L, Xenopus_laevis_v10.1, whole genome shotgun sequence containing:
- the LOC121401332 gene encoding olfactory receptor 5G3-like, which codes for MEMNNHTIVIEIFLLGFQRLNNFKILIFSLILLIHILTICENALVIVLVTISRNLHSPMFFFLQQLSLSDLLESMLIVPILLKTVINDGAKISLIGCIVQLYFFGVSEALQCLLLTVMSYDRYLAICNPLCYSSIMNHRFCVKLILMSWLLALSFTSVTVITAATQEFCNQNTINHFFCDYFPLLELSCSDTSLAQILIMIASVLGILSPCLLITGSYICIAHEILKITSNIGRQKAFSTCSSHLAVVSIFYATLIVTYLVPTRNQSQTIGKLLSLLYTVVTPFINPMIYSLRSTDMKNALKKILQ
- the LOC121401333 gene encoding olfactory receptor 11L1-like, yielding MVIVPILLRTVINEGAKIPFIGCIVQLYFFGISETLQCLLLTVMSYDRYLAICNPLCYSSIMSHRLCVKFIVISWLLSLSSTPVTVVTAATQEFCNQNTINHFFCDLFPLLELSCSDTFLTLLLIMISSVPVILFPFILIIGSYICIAHEILKIKSNIGRQKAFSTCSSHLAVVSIFYGSLIVTYVVPTRNQSQTIGKLLSLLYTVVTPFINPMIYSLRSTDMKNVLKKVYNEKCNYQI